The genomic segment AATACCTATATATTATAGATAAATCTTTTTTTATTAAATCACATGTACTATCTTTAATGATTCATCCCCCCCTTTATTGAACACACTAAAAATAATTAGTATTTATTCTATAAACAATTGTTTTTCATTTTTAATGGCGCCACATATATATAACTTTTAAGTATATTAAAAAGTGAACATACATCTAATATATTTTAAAAAATTATGTTTTTAAAAATATGAAGACTATAAAAAAAACAGAGGCATTATATCTTATGCAATGCCTCTGTTTGCTTACAATCTTCTATATTCCTCTTGTTTTATTTGATTAGTTTTTAAATAGTAGTTAATTTGATTAAGCAATTTTTCTTTATCTTCTGGTAAACTTCCTCTTAGAGAAACATAATTTGATGCGTGATTACATCTAAATATAACTGATTCATTGACATTAATATGTTGTATTAATATCTCTATCTCATTTAATACTTCTTTATCACTTAGAAGTTTAAATTCTTTTCTTAATATTTTATTATACAAATCCGTTTCTTTTTCAACCATAAGAGTTAATACACCTAAATAATTTGGAGCCATAGCGCTTATTAATTCGCCTGTTTTAATTGCATGAATATCGCTCTTTTCAATGCCGCCAACTCCAGCTATAACTGTTACTGATAAAAAGATATCAGCATTTTTAACCATTCTAGCAGCATCAATTATCTCGTTACTGTTTACTCCTTTATTTATATCCTTTAAAACCTCATCACTTCCACTTTCAACACCCATATATATCATATATAAGCCTAAGTCTTTAAGTTCTTTCAACTCTTGATGAGTTTTACCTAATATTGATTTTGGTGTCCCATAAAGAGTTACCCTCCTGCATTCAGAAAATGTATTTCTTATAAGCGTTAAAATTTCTTTTAATTTTTCCGTTGGAATGATTAACGCATCACCATCTGCCAAAAATATTTTTTCTACATGCGAATACATTTCTCTAAAGTAATTTACATCTGTTTTAATATCTTCCAAAGATTTTATTGTAAATTTCTTAGATTTATACATATTACAAAAATTACATTTATTATGAGAACACCCTAAAGTTACTTGTATTATAAGACTATTACTTTCACTTGGAGGTCTATATAGTGGATAATCGTACATTATCAAACCATCTCCCCTGTTATTCTTTAATTAATATAGCATTTTTTAAGTTCTAACACTATCTCTATATATTTTTCTACTTCATTAAATCATCTATAAGAATTTATTCTCATATTAGTGATATTCTAATATATATTTATCTAAAGTATATTTACTTACTTGCATTTCATATGATAGCATCAAACTCATAAATATAACCTTCTATAGATTTTACTACAGAAGGTTATATTTATGAAGTGCATTTTCTAATACTAATATTTATATAACATAACTATACTCTGAGAACCAGATCCAATAGTCCAGAAAATTACATAGTCCCCTCTCTTAACTTTACCTTCCTTTATCGATTC from the Clostridium beijerinckii genome contains:
- a CDS encoding radical SAM protein, with the translated sequence MYDYPLYRPPSESNSLIIQVTLGCSHNKCNFCNMYKSKKFTIKSLEDIKTDVNYFREMYSHVEKIFLADGDALIIPTEKLKEILTLIRNTFSECRRVTLYGTPKSILGKTHQELKELKDLGLYMIYMGVESGSDEVLKDINKGVNSNEIIDAARMVKNADIFLSVTVIAGVGGIEKSDIHAIKTGELISAMAPNYLGVLTLMVEKETDLYNKILRKEFKLLSDKEVLNEIEILIQHINVNESVIFRCNHASNYVSLRGSLPEDKEKLLNQINYYLKTNQIKQEEYRRL